The Palleronia sp. THAF1 genome window below encodes:
- the rarD gene encoding EamA family transporter RarD gives MPSDAPARAALIGTLAMIAASATWGLSAIFYKLLAHVPAAEVLAHRTLWSAVLFAAILGLRGRLQGVPQLVSALRPALLLVAGAAMISVNWFLFIFAVQAGRVVETSMGYYIFPLVSVALGVVLFAERPGRVQIVAIALACAAVAVLILGLGVTPWISLALAITFGFYGAIKKRLQADAMVSVTAEVAVLLPLALWWLWVQVPGWGGFSGGTALLLVATGPMTALPLILFTIATQRLSLATVGVIGYLNPTLQFLCATVLFGERFTLWHAIAFALIWTALALYSGAALRTRRRVKAAVPAR, from the coding sequence TTGCCGAGTGACGCGCCCGCCCGCGCGGCGCTGATCGGCACGCTGGCGATGATCGCGGCGTCGGCCACATGGGGACTGTCGGCGATCTTCTACAAGCTGTTGGCCCATGTCCCCGCGGCAGAGGTTCTGGCCCACCGTACCCTATGGTCTGCGGTGCTGTTCGCCGCGATCCTTGGCCTGCGCGGGCGGCTGCAGGGTGTCCCACAGTTAGTCTCCGCGCTGCGCCCGGCGCTTTTATTGGTAGCGGGGGCGGCGATGATCTCGGTCAACTGGTTCCTGTTCATCTTCGCTGTCCAAGCGGGCCGCGTGGTCGAGACCAGCATGGGCTACTACATCTTCCCGCTGGTCTCCGTTGCGCTAGGGGTTGTGCTATTCGCAGAACGGCCCGGACGGGTGCAGATCGTGGCCATCGCGCTCGCCTGCGCTGCCGTTGCGGTCCTGATCTTGGGGCTGGGTGTGACACCTTGGATCAGCCTGGCGCTGGCCATCACTTTCGGTTTCTACGGGGCCATCAAGAAGCGGTTGCAGGCCGATGCCATGGTCAGTGTCACGGCAGAGGTCGCGGTGCTGCTGCCCTTGGCACTGTGGTGGTTGTGGGTGCAGGTGCCGGGCTGGGGCGGTTTTTCGGGCGGGACCGCGCTGCTGCTGGTGGCGACTGGCCCGATGACCGCGCTGCCGCTGATCCTGTTCACCATCGCCACGCAGCGCCTGTCGCTCGCCACCGTCGGGGTGATCGGTTACCTGAACCCCACGCTGCAATTCCTGTGCGCCACGGTCCTGTTCGGCGAGCGGTTCACACTGTGGCACGCCATCGCTTTCGCGCTGATCTGGACGGCGCTGGCGCTGTATTCGGGGGCCGCGCTGCGCACGCGGCGGCGCGTCAAAGCAGCCGTTCCAGCGCGGTGA
- a CDS encoding anthranilate synthase component II — protein sequence MLLLIDNYDSFTWNLVHYVGELGAEVQVHRNDALDVQQAMALKPDQILLSPGPCDPDRAGICLPLVLAAAEARIPLLGVCLGHQAIGQAFGGKVQRHSEIVHGKAGVIHHESESVFAGLPSPLSATRYHSLVVDRPTLPDALHVTAQLEDGTIMGLAHRELPIHGVQFHPESIRSEHGHAMLKNFLDLAPVPA from the coding sequence ATGCTTCTGCTCATCGACAATTACGACAGCTTCACCTGGAACCTTGTCCATTACGTGGGCGAACTGGGGGCCGAGGTGCAGGTGCATCGCAACGACGCGCTGGACGTACAGCAGGCCATGGCGCTGAAGCCCGACCAGATTCTGCTGTCACCTGGCCCCTGCGACCCGGACCGCGCGGGGATTTGCCTGCCGCTGGTGCTGGCAGCAGCAGAGGCGCGCATCCCGCTTCTGGGCGTCTGCCTTGGCCATCAGGCCATCGGGCAGGCTTTCGGCGGAAAAGTGCAGCGCCATTCAGAGATCGTGCACGGCAAGGCGGGCGTCATTCACCACGAAAGCGAATCGGTCTTCGCGGGCCTGCCCTCGCCACTGTCTGCCACGCGCTATCACTCGCTGGTCGTCGACCGCCCCACCCTGCCCGACGCGCTGCACGTCACGGCACAGCTGGAGGACGGCACGATCATGGGCCTCGCCCACCGCGAGTTGCCGATCCACGGCGTCCAGTTCCACCCCGAATCGATCCGCTCGGAGCACGGCCACGCGATGCTGAAAAACTTCCTCGATCTCGCTCCGGTGCCGGCATGA
- a CDS encoding divergent polysaccharide deacetylase family protein, translated as MKGLLTGIASGAVVAGAVTVGTLTLVPAVEVGPQDESVVATEGVDAVEPTTAEQSVNDTVVSAETAPVGSSDEAQPDPAPVNGSQPETTDRIEAPSEDHVQTGEVAATEDIEAAEEPARPSDFDLPLLVSPAQAPALPLGGSLPNDAAVSNDVPRRPAGPAREGEPTAPALSEVPSRAEAPEVMLRPTQPEALDEPEPMIDASVGATGVVPDSAGGPVLDTSAPQIAGVGQAVSLASAPSGPERTQAQVQIAEVQPSGMSGAPRPPTAENASPTIMAVPEAPTGPVTETPPAPLEDAPDQPSAADRQLVIVREEPGLASDAAPVRSLPQVGADPVPAEPQEATSQSEPSDALTRNAVPVDVASELPRLAIVLLDDETAPILTEPRLSVAIFADAPDAAARAQAWRDAGQEIVVIPALTGGTPQDVAQALEGSLRAVPTAATVMPADLGGFPGGTATDQSVIARLASSGHGLITRPSGLDGTGRIAAQEGVPSQPVLRRVDGEGRDARAIARFLDGAAFDASRRGSAIVLAGNTAQTRAALDTWLDGTRARGAAFVPVSALLLAE; from the coding sequence GTGAAGGGCTTACTGACCGGAATCGCATCGGGTGCTGTCGTGGCGGGGGCCGTCACTGTCGGCACCTTGACGCTTGTGCCAGCGGTCGAGGTGGGCCCGCAGGATGAGTCGGTCGTGGCGACCGAGGGCGTCGATGCGGTCGAGCCGACCACTGCGGAGCAAAGCGTCAATGATACTGTGGTCAGTGCCGAGACGGCTCCAGTCGGGTCCTCGGATGAGGCGCAACCCGATCCGGCGCCAGTAAACGGGTCCCAACCAGAAACGACCGACAGGATCGAAGCGCCTTCTGAGGATCATGTCCAGACCGGTGAGGTCGCTGCGACCGAGGATATAGAAGCCGCCGAAGAGCCTGCGCGGCCCTCTGACTTCGATCTTCCATTGCTGGTGTCGCCCGCCCAAGCACCTGCGTTGCCACTGGGCGGTTCACTCCCCAACGACGCTGCCGTTTCGAATGATGTGCCCCGCCGTCCGGCAGGTCCGGCGCGAGAGGGGGAACCCACCGCGCCCGCGCTGTCCGAAGTGCCGTCGCGTGCAGAGGCGCCAGAGGTTATGCTGCGCCCGACCCAACCCGAAGCGCTGGATGAGCCTGAACCGATGATCGACGCGTCTGTCGGTGCGACCGGAGTGGTGCCGGATTCTGCCGGCGGTCCCGTATTAGACACGTCAGCCCCACAGATTGCGGGCGTCGGGCAGGCGGTCAGTCTCGCGTCAGCACCGTCCGGTCCTGAACGGACCCAGGCGCAGGTGCAGATTGCCGAGGTGCAGCCGTCGGGGATGTCCGGCGCACCGAGGCCACCGACCGCAGAGAACGCGTCACCGACCATCATGGCGGTGCCGGAGGCACCGACTGGCCCGGTCACCGAAACACCGCCTGCGCCGTTGGAAGACGCGCCCGATCAGCCGTCGGCCGCGGACCGGCAGCTGGTGATCGTGCGCGAAGAGCCCGGCCTCGCTTCGGATGCCGCGCCCGTGCGCTCTCTTCCGCAAGTGGGGGCAGATCCTGTACCGGCGGAACCCCAAGAAGCTACGAGCCAATCCGAACCGTCGGACGCGCTGACCCGGAATGCAGTGCCCGTCGATGTGGCGTCCGAGCTTCCGCGTCTGGCCATCGTTTTGCTCGACGATGAGACCGCACCGATCCTGACCGAGCCGCGCCTGTCTGTCGCCATCTTCGCCGACGCGCCAGATGCCGCCGCACGCGCGCAGGCGTGGCGCGACGCCGGACAGGAAATCGTCGTCATTCCGGCCCTGACCGGCGGCACACCTCAGGACGTTGCGCAGGCGCTGGAGGGGTCGTTGCGCGCGGTGCCGACAGCGGCCACGGTCATGCCCGCCGACCTTGGCGGCTTTCCCGGCGGCACCGCAACCGATCAGAGCGTGATCGCGCGGCTCGCATCTTCTGGCCATGGCCTGATTACGCGACCCTCCGGCCTTGACGGCACCGGGCGGATCGCGGCGCAAGAGGGCGTGCCATCGCAGCCTGTTTTGCGCCGCGTGGATGGCGAAGGCCGCGACGCACGCGCCATCGCCCGATTCCTCGACGGGGCCGCCTTCGACGCCTCGCGGCGCGGCAGTGCCATCGTTCTGGCGGGCAACACGGCGCAGACGCGCGCCGCTTTGGACACGTGGCTGGATGGCACCCGTGCAAGGGGTGCCGCCTTCGTTCCCGTTTCGGCGCTGCTTCTTGCCGAGTGA
- a CDS encoding TIGR00730 family Rossman fold protein, whose product MSDNISRSICVYCGSRDGTDPAYAAAAEELGAGIAARGWRLVYGAGDVGLMGRTARAAQAAGADTFGVIPKHLLDWEVGKRDLTRFIVTETMHERKKVMLMNADAVVVLPGGAGSMDEFFEALTWRQLGLHDKPIIVMNVAGYWDPLAALVERITGHGFADASLTDLFQIEPDVAATFTALERLL is encoded by the coding sequence ATGTCCGATAACATCAGCCGATCCATCTGCGTCTATTGCGGATCGCGTGACGGCACCGATCCCGCCTACGCCGCCGCCGCCGAAGAACTGGGCGCTGGCATTGCCGCGCGGGGATGGCGATTGGTGTACGGAGCGGGCGACGTGGGCCTGATGGGCCGAACCGCGCGCGCGGCGCAGGCTGCCGGGGCCGATACCTTCGGCGTGATCCCCAAGCACCTGCTCGATTGGGAGGTCGGCAAACGCGACCTGACCCGCTTCATCGTTACCGAAACCATGCACGAGCGAAAGAAGGTCATGCTGATGAACGCCGATGCGGTGGTCGTTCTGCCCGGTGGCGCAGGCTCTATGGATGAGTTTTTCGAGGCGCTGACGTGGCGCCAGCTTGGCCTGCATGACAAGCCGATCATCGTGATGAACGTTGCGGGCTACTGGGACCCTCTGGCCGCGCTGGTCGAGCGCATCACCGGCCACGGCTTTGCGGATGCCAGCCTGACGGACCTGTTCCAGATCGAACCAGATGTAGCAGCAACATTCACCGCGCTGGAACGGCTGCTTTGA
- a CDS encoding aldo/keto reductase — MSIQHIGPAKIPNLGLGTFEMDDGKTTDLVERALAEGYRHIDTAQAYGNEEGVGKGIKASGVPRDEIFLTTKILPGKHDAEAFRIAAEDSLTKLGTDYVDLLLLHWPDKNVPLTETLPVLDALIDEGKVRFGGVSNFTIALLEEATSVMSHPIAANQIEFHPFIDQRNLLAAMDAMNIPFEAYSPLARGNVLGNQVLQEIAADHDANEAQISTAWILAKGGIAIPKTSTPERLAPNLAAAEITLSKAEIERIDALRRPDGRMISPDSMAPDWDD; from the coding sequence ATGAGCATTCAGCACATCGGTCCCGCAAAGATCCCGAACCTTGGCCTTGGCACGTTCGAAATGGACGACGGCAAGACCACCGATCTGGTCGAGCGTGCGTTGGCCGAGGGCTACCGCCACATCGACACCGCGCAGGCCTACGGCAATGAAGAAGGCGTCGGCAAAGGCATCAAGGCCTCTGGCGTGCCGCGCGACGAGATTTTTCTGACCACCAAGATTCTGCCCGGCAAACACGACGCCGAGGCCTTCCGCATCGCGGCTGAGGACAGCCTGACGAAACTGGGCACCGACTACGTCGATCTTCTGCTGCTGCACTGGCCCGACAAGAACGTACCACTGACCGAAACGCTGCCGGTCCTTGATGCGCTGATCGACGAGGGCAAAGTGCGCTTCGGCGGCGTGTCGAACTTCACCATCGCCCTGCTGGAAGAGGCGACCAGCGTAATGAGTCACCCGATCGCGGCCAACCAGATCGAATTCCACCCCTTCATCGACCAGCGCAACCTGCTGGCCGCGATGGATGCGATGAACATCCCGTTCGAAGCCTATTCTCCACTGGCGCGCGGTAACGTGCTGGGCAATCAGGTGCTGCAGGAGATCGCGGCGGATCACGACGCGAACGAGGCGCAGATTTCCACCGCTTGGATCTTGGCCAAAGGCGGCATCGCCATCCCCAAGACATCCACGCCCGAACGGCTGGCCCCAAACCTTGCCGCCGCCGAGATCACGCTGTCCAAAGCGGAAATCGAGCGCATCGACGCATTGCGCCGTCCCGACGGGCGCATGATCTCACCAGACAGCATGGCGCCCGACTGGGACGACTGA
- a CDS encoding Lrp/AsnC family transcriptional regulator: protein MTDQTLDRFDMAILDILGSEGRLSVTALAQRVGLSKSPVQARLRRLETEGVITGYRAMIDPVRLRREHVAFVEVKLTDTREAALAAFNDAVHSVNEIEQCHLIAGDFDYLLKVRTADMTRYREVLAAHISTLPNVSHTSTFVAMQAVKDTAWAG from the coding sequence ATGACCGATCAGACGCTCGACCGCTTCGATATGGCGATCCTCGATATTCTAGGGTCCGAGGGACGGCTGAGCGTGACCGCGCTGGCCCAGCGGGTCGGACTGTCGAAAAGCCCGGTTCAGGCGCGGTTGAGGCGGCTAGAGACAGAAGGGGTGATCACAGGCTATCGCGCCATGATCGACCCGGTACGCCTGCGCCGTGAGCATGTCGCCTTCGTCGAGGTCAAGCTGACTGACACCAGAGAGGCCGCACTGGCCGCTTTCAACGACGCTGTGCATTCGGTGAACGAAATCGAACAGTGTCACCTGATCGCGGGCGACTTCGACTATCTGCTGAAGGTCCGTACGGCTGACATGACGCGCTACAGGGAAGTGCTGGCCGCCCACATATCGACCCTGCCCAACGTTTCGCACACCTCCACCTTCGTGGCGATGCAAGCCGTCAAGGATACCGCCTGGGCGGGTTGA
- the trpD gene encoding anthranilate phosphoribosyltransferase: protein MSDAMKPILYAASEGPLSQSQATQAFEMLFEGTATQAQMAGLLMAMRARGESVSEYAAAAAVMRAKCTPVQAPEGAMDIVGTGGDGKGTLNVSTATAFVVAGAGVPVAKHGNRNLSSKSGAADVISQMGIDVMVGADVVERALNEVGIGFMMAPMHHPAMKHIMPVRQDLGCKTIFNILGPLTNPAGVKRQLTGTFAPDLLFPMAETLRTLGSEAAWLVHGSDGTDEIAISGPTEVAVLKDGKITGMEIHPEDAGLPVHPFRDILGGTPEDNGKAFRALLAGEPSAYRDAVLLNAAAALVVAERASDLTDGARMAAESIDSGAAREKVAALARLSPLNV, encoded by the coding sequence ATGAGCGATGCGATGAAGCCGATCCTCTACGCCGCCTCCGAAGGCCCACTGTCGCAATCCCAAGCGACACAGGCCTTCGAGATGCTGTTCGAAGGCACGGCCACCCAAGCCCAAATGGCGGGCCTGTTGATGGCGATGCGCGCCCGAGGGGAATCGGTCAGCGAATACGCTGCCGCCGCCGCCGTGATGCGCGCCAAATGCACGCCGGTGCAGGCCCCCGAAGGCGCAATGGACATCGTTGGAACCGGGGGCGACGGCAAGGGCACACTGAATGTCTCTACCGCGACGGCTTTCGTGGTCGCCGGCGCTGGCGTGCCGGTTGCCAAGCACGGTAACCGCAACCTGTCGTCCAAGTCCGGCGCGGCTGACGTCATTTCCCAGATGGGCATCGACGTGATGGTCGGCGCGGACGTCGTGGAACGCGCGCTGAATGAAGTCGGCATCGGCTTCATGATGGCCCCGATGCACCACCCGGCGATGAAGCACATCATGCCGGTGCGTCAGGACCTGGGCTGCAAGACGATCTTCAACATCCTTGGTCCCCTGACCAATCCCGCTGGCGTCAAACGGCAGCTCACCGGGACTTTCGCGCCCGATCTGCTGTTTCCCATGGCAGAAACTCTGCGCACCTTGGGGTCAGAGGCCGCATGGCTTGTCCACGGCTCGGACGGCACGGACGAGATCGCAATCAGCGGACCGACCGAAGTCGCGGTGCTGAAGGACGGCAAGATCACGGGGATGGAGATCCACCCAGAGGACGCCGGCCTACCGGTGCATCCCTTCCGCGACATTCTGGGCGGAACCCCGGAAGACAACGGCAAGGCCTTCCGCGCGCTGCTGGCTGGAGAGCCATCCGCTTACCGTGACGCGGTGCTGCTGAACGCCGCCGCTGCCCTTGTGGTAGCCGAACGTGCGTCTGACTTGACCGATGGCGCGCGCATGGCAGCCGAAAGCATCGACAGCGGGGCTGCGCGCGAAAAGGTCGCGGCGCTCGCCCGCCTCTCCCCCCTGAACGTCTAG
- a CDS encoding LysM peptidoglycan-binding domain-containing protein has protein sequence MGRSIGLIAGAGAVVAVGALVLLGLLSPGDETVATDAVLPDSPAELADPVLPMPEASEAEDMTDAAPAPRIDTLRIEPDGMTLISGLTAPDEIVEVALGDAIVASGRSGPDGSFVLFGDVPDTAQAGALELRSTDSKGVVRQGEQTFLVEPPRALAGVDSAEGTQSGSALSTKANDTSVGRIDVANADETVATGTVDSAAISDNVQRNAEEDTQVALATDDAVEPADASREAAPQATERSDDSAETSDEVAGTLTSDITPETDAVDDVQIAAPSASAPSVPNTPAALSGSATAQAGAIAAGDTSEDTNPSTTTAPEPQAPRVMRVENGGLSVVQGGPDAALSIDSISYGADGGTVLGGRAPGDTAVRVYLDNAPVDAARSGPDGQWRLDLPRLEEEVYTLRVDQIGGDGTVVARAETPFKPEDAETLDALVATETDGVRRVTVQPGFTLWAIAERNYGSGIEYVKVFEANATDIGDPDLIYPGQIFDVPQ, from the coding sequence ATGGGACGCAGCATAGGGTTGATTGCCGGCGCGGGTGCGGTCGTTGCTGTTGGGGCCTTGGTGCTGCTGGGCCTGCTGAGTCCGGGTGATGAGACGGTCGCGACGGACGCCGTGTTGCCCGACAGTCCCGCAGAATTGGCCGATCCTGTGCTGCCGATGCCAGAAGCCTCCGAGGCTGAGGACATGACCGACGCAGCCCCGGCCCCCCGCATCGACACCCTAAGGATCGAACCCGACGGCATGACGCTGATCTCTGGCCTGACCGCGCCGGATGAGATCGTCGAGGTTGCGCTGGGCGATGCCATCGTCGCTTCGGGTCGCAGCGGGCCGGACGGCAGTTTCGTTCTGTTCGGCGACGTGCCGGATACGGCACAGGCCGGAGCGCTGGAGCTGCGCAGCACCGACAGCAAAGGCGTGGTCCGGCAGGGTGAGCAGACCTTCCTTGTCGAGCCGCCGCGCGCCTTGGCAGGCGTCGATAGCGCCGAGGGTACGCAATCAGGCTCTGCGCTGTCGACAAAGGCTAACGACACTTCTGTCGGGCGGATCGACGTCGCGAACGCTGATGAAACGGTGGCGACTGGAACAGTAGACAGCGCGGCGATTTCGGACAACGTGCAGCGGAACGCAGAGGAAGATACCCAAGTCGCCTTGGCGACGGACGATGCGGTAGAGCCCGCAGACGCGTCCCGGGAAGCCGCACCGCAGGCAACCGAGCGTTCCGATGATTCGGCGGAGACCTCCGACGAAGTGGCCGGAACACTGACTTCCGACATAACGCCAGAGACGGACGCGGTGGATGATGTGCAGATAGCAGCTCCTTCTGCCTCGGCGCCAAGCGTGCCCAATACCCCGGCAGCGCTGTCCGGATCTGCGACGGCACAAGCAGGCGCCATTGCGGCTGGCGACACTTCGGAAGACACCAATCCCTCCACGACAACCGCGCCTGAACCGCAGGCACCGCGCGTCATGCGGGTCGAAAACGGCGGGCTGAGCGTTGTGCAGGGCGGCCCCGACGCCGCGCTCAGCATCGATTCGATCAGCTATGGTGCCGACGGCGGCACCGTTCTGGGCGGGCGGGCGCCGGGCGATACGGCGGTGCGGGTCTACCTGGACAACGCTCCCGTCGATGCCGCCCGGAGCGGGCCGGATGGGCAATGGCGGCTGGACCTGCCGCGCCTGGAAGAAGAGGTTTACACCCTGCGCGTCGATCAGATCGGTGGGGATGGCACCGTCGTCGCTCGTGCAGAGACACCATTCAAGCCAGAGGATGCCGAGACGCTTGACGCCTTGGTGGCCACGGAAACGGACGGCGTGCGCCGCGTTACGGTTCAACCCGGCTTTACCCTGTGGGCCATCGCCGAGCGCAACTACGGCAGCGGAATTGAGTATGTGAAGGTGTTCGAAGCCAACGCGACAGATATCGGCGATCCCGACCTGATCTATCCCGGACAGATCTTCGACGTGCCGCAATAG
- a CDS encoding NAD(P)H-dependent flavin oxidoreductase yields the protein MPHSFENLKIPAIAAPMFLTSGPDLVVEACKAGVLGTFPALNQRTTEGFGDWLTQIEERLAEADKPAPYGVNIIVHPTNSRVRPDLELCVKHKVPLVITSLGAVKDVVDAVHSYGGKVFHDVIKTRHAEKAVEAGVDGLIAVCAGAGGHGGTLSPFGFLPEIRSFFDGTIVLSGSISNGAQIASARAMGADLAYLGTRFIATEEAMSTQDNKDMIVGSKTTDILYTPNISGVNANFMRQSIEAAGLDPDNLPPHEGMNMESEAKAWKNIWSAGHGVAAIDDVLPTAELCARLTKEYRETCAMLGREAD from the coding sequence ATGCCGCATTCATTCGAAAACCTGAAAATTCCCGCTATCGCCGCGCCGATGTTCCTGACCTCTGGCCCCGATCTGGTGGTCGAGGCGTGCAAGGCAGGTGTCCTGGGCACCTTCCCCGCACTAAACCAGCGCACGACAGAAGGCTTCGGCGATTGGCTGACGCAGATCGAAGAGCGGCTGGCAGAGGCTGACAAGCCTGCTCCCTATGGCGTGAACATCATCGTCCACCCCACGAACAGCCGCGTTCGCCCCGATCTGGAATTGTGCGTGAAGCACAAGGTGCCGTTGGTCATCACCTCACTGGGTGCCGTGAAGGATGTGGTGGATGCTGTGCACAGCTATGGCGGCAAGGTGTTCCACGACGTCATCAAGACGCGCCACGCCGAAAAGGCGGTGGAAGCGGGGGTCGACGGGCTGATCGCCGTCTGTGCGGGCGCGGGCGGGCACGGTGGCACGCTGTCGCCCTTCGGGTTTCTCCCGGAAATCCGCAGCTTCTTCGACGGCACCATTGTGCTGTCCGGCTCGATCTCGAACGGCGCGCAGATCGCGTCGGCACGGGCGATGGGCGCAGACCTTGCCTACCTTGGCACCCGCTTCATCGCGACCGAAGAGGCAATGAGCACGCAAGACAACAAGGACATGATCGTCGGCTCGAAGACAACCGATATCCTTTATACGCCCAATATTTCCGGCGTGAACGCAAACTTCATGCGCCAGTCCATCGAAGCCGCGGGCCTCGACCCCGACAACCTGCCCCCGCACGAAGGGATGAACATGGAGTCGGAAGCCAAGGCGTGGAAGAACATCTGGTCTGCGGGCCACGGCGTTGCCGCCATCGACGACGTTCTGCCCACGGCAGAGCTATGCGCGCGGCTGACCAAGGAGTACCGGGAGACCTGCGCGATGCTCGGACGCGAGGCGGATTGA